In the genome of Enterococcus hirae ATCC 9790, one region contains:
- the prfB gene encoding peptide chain release factor 2 (programmed frameshift), whose amino-acid sequence MEISEIRNLLAEMEEKVTSFRRSLDLDRLEEDIAEAEAKMAEPGFWDDSEAAQKVINENNTNKETYDQFNALAEELEELALMVEMLQEEPDAQMQQEAEDRIQLLDEKMKTYELAMLLDGPYDRNHAIVELHPGAGGTESQDWGSMLLRMYTRWAEQHGYQVETLDYQAGDEAGIKSVTLLIKGHNAYGYLKSEKGVHRLVRISPFDSAKRRHTSFCSVDVMPELDETIDVAINPDDLKIDTYRASGAGGQHINKTESAVRITHLPTGTVVASQAQRSQLKNREQAMSMLKAKLYQLEVEKKEQEAAALRGEQKEIGWGSQIRSYVFHPYSMVKDHRTNVETGNVQAVMDGDLDLFIDGYLKMHL is encoded by the exons ATGGAGATTTCAGAAATCCGTAACTTATTAGCTGAGATGGAAGAAAAGGTCACAAGTTTCAGGAGGTCTCTT GACTTAGATCGGTTGGAAGAAGACATCGCTGAAGCTGAAGCCAAAATGGCAGAGCCTGGTTTTTGGGATGATAGCGAAGCAGCACAAAAAGTGATCAATGAAAACAACACAAATAAAGAAACGTATGATCAATTCAATGCGTTAGCTGAAGAATTAGAAGAGTTAGCCCTAATGGTAGAAATGTTGCAAGAAGAACCAGATGCTCAAATGCAACAAGAAGCAGAAGATAGAATCCAACTATTAGACGAAAAAATGAAGACGTATGAATTAGCCATGCTTTTAGATGGTCCATATGATCGCAACCATGCAATCGTCGAACTTCATCCTGGAGCAGGGGGTACAGAATCCCAAGACTGGGGAAGTATGTTGTTACGCATGTATACACGTTGGGCAGAACAACATGGCTACCAAGTGGAAACATTGGATTACCAAGCAGGGGATGAAGCAGGAATAAAAAGTGTGACTTTACTGATCAAAGGGCATAATGCATATGGCTATTTAAAATCGGAAAAAGGTGTCCACCGTCTTGTTCGGATCTCCCCATTTGATTCAGCCAAACGGCGCCACACTTCGTTTTGTTCGGTCGATGTGATGCCAGAACTAGATGAAACGATTGATGTTGCCATCAACCCAGATGACTTGAAGATCGATACGTACCGAGCAAGCGGTGCCGGAGGACAACATATCAATAAAACAGAGTCTGCCGTTCGGATCACTCATCTTCCAACAGGAACGGTCGTAGCTAGTCAAGCGCAGCGTTCACAATTAAAAAACCGAGAACAAGCAATGAGCATGTTGAAAGCGAAGTTGTATCAACTTGAGGTTGAAAAGAAAGAACAAGAAGCTGCAGCATTGCGTGGGGAGCAAAAAGAAATTGGTTGGGGTTCACAAATTCGTTCCTATGTCTTCCATCCATATTCAATGGTAAAAGATCACCGGACAAACGTAGAAACTGGTAATGTTCAAGCTGTAATGGATGGCGATTTAGACTTATTTATTGACGGATATTTAAAAATGCACCTCTAA
- the pstC gene encoding phosphate ABC transporter permease subunit PstC, producing the protein MEDVKKVLLTKSKRSKMEQRGKFISFLCIALIVLVVVAIFYFVASKGLATFFVDKINVFDFLFGTNWNPGQIGADGKPMVGALPMIAGSFIVTFLSAIIATPFAIGAAVFMTEISPKNGTKILQPVIELLVGIPSVVYGFIGLSVIVPFIRNIFGGTGFGILAGTFVLFVMILPTVTTMTVDALKAVPRHYREASLALGATRWQTIYKVVLRAAVPGILTAVVFGMARAFGEALAIQMVIGNAALMPTGLTTPASTLTSILTMGIGNTIMGTIENNVLWSLALILLLMSLIFNIVIRMIGKKGALK; encoded by the coding sequence GTGGAAGATGTGAAAAAAGTATTATTAACAAAATCAAAACGTTCAAAAATGGAGCAGCGTGGTAAATTCATCAGCTTCTTATGTATCGCCTTGATCGTTCTAGTAGTAGTAGCCATTTTTTATTTTGTTGCAAGTAAAGGATTAGCGACCTTTTTCGTTGATAAGATCAACGTATTTGATTTCTTGTTTGGAACGAATTGGAATCCTGGACAAATTGGTGCAGATGGTAAACCGATGGTCGGGGCATTACCAATGATCGCTGGTTCGTTTATCGTTACTTTTTTATCTGCGATCATCGCGACACCTTTTGCCATCGGTGCAGCGGTCTTCATGACAGAGATATCTCCAAAAAATGGCACAAAAATCTTGCAACCAGTTATTGAACTATTAGTTGGCATTCCATCTGTTGTTTATGGTTTTATTGGATTATCAGTCATCGTACCATTTATCCGAAACATTTTTGGCGGAACTGGTTTTGGTATTTTAGCTGGGACATTTGTTTTGTTTGTCATGATCTTACCAACTGTGACGACTATGACAGTCGATGCCTTAAAAGCTGTGCCGCGTCATTATCGTGAAGCATCATTAGCTTTAGGAGCTACACGTTGGCAAACGATCTATAAAGTCGTTTTACGAGCTGCTGTACCGGGAATCTTGACAGCCGTTGTATTTGGTATGGCACGTGCATTTGGTGAAGCATTAGCGATCCAAATGGTCATCGGGAATGCTGCCTTGATGCCAACAGGATTAACAACTCCTGCTTCAACATTGACGTCGATTTTAACAATGGGGATCGGAAATACGATCATGGGAACAATTGAAAACAACGTGTTATGGTCATTAGCTTTGATCTTGCTATTGATGTCATTAATCTTTAATATCGTGATCCGAATGATTGGTAAGAAAGGGGCATTGAAATAA
- the pstA gene encoding phosphate ABC transporter permease PstA, with product MNAKRSDKIATGVLYAISGIIVLILAALLLYILVRGIPHISWSFLTEPSKAYQVGGGIGIQLFNSIYLLLITMIISFPLSLGAGIYLSEYAGKNWLTDVIRTSIEILSSLPSVVVGLFGFLVFVIQFQYGFSIISGALALTVFNLPLLTRTVEESLQAVHYTQREAGLALGLSRWETVIRVVVPEATPGILTGVILSSGRIFGEAAALIYTAGQSAPALDFSNWNPLSVSSPISIFRQAETLAVHIWKINTEGTMPDGVSVSAGASAVLIIAVLLFNFGARAIGKRLYRKMTSA from the coding sequence ATGAACGCAAAACGCTCTGATAAAATCGCAACAGGAGTCCTTTATGCAATATCGGGAATTATTGTATTGATCTTAGCTGCGTTACTTTTATATATTTTAGTTCGAGGAATTCCTCATATCTCTTGGTCATTTTTAACTGAACCATCAAAAGCCTATCAAGTAGGTGGCGGAATCGGTATCCAATTATTTAACTCGATTTATTTATTATTGATCACGATGATCATTAGTTTTCCGCTTTCTTTAGGAGCCGGTATTTACCTTTCTGAATATGCTGGTAAAAACTGGTTGACTGATGTTATCCGTACTTCAATTGAAATATTAAGCTCATTACCATCTGTAGTTGTTGGTTTGTTTGGCTTTTTAGTTTTTGTTATCCAATTCCAGTATGGCTTCTCCATTATCTCTGGGGCACTAGCTTTAACAGTTTTTAACTTACCTCTATTGACGAGAACGGTAGAAGAATCTTTACAAGCGGTGCATTACACACAGCGTGAGGCAGGGCTTGCATTAGGTTTGTCACGTTGGGAAACAGTGATTCGTGTAGTTGTACCTGAGGCAACTCCAGGGATTTTAACAGGAGTCATTTTAAGCTCAGGGAGAATTTTTGGGGAAGCAGCAGCTTTGATCTATACAGCTGGGCAAAGCGCGCCTGCACTTGATTTCTCAAACTGGAATCCATTGAGTGTCTCTAGTCCAATCAGTATTTTCCGTCAAGCTGAAACACTAGCTGTTCATATTTGGAAAATCAATACGGAAGGAACGATGCCAGATGGTGTATCAGTATCTGCTGGAGCATCAGCGGTCTTAATTATCGCAGTATTACTATTCAATTTTGGTGCTCGTGCGATTGGTAAACGTTTATACCGGAAAATGACTTCAGCTTAA
- the ftsX gene encoding permease-like cell division protein FtsX, with protein sequence MIRTFFRHLLESIKSLKRNGWMTVASVSAVTITLTLVGVFMAVIMNATKLAEDIEGNVDVSVFVDIGTNEKDMKNLEKQLKEIDHVKSVKFSSKDQELKKIQDAMGNSWSLFEGDNNPLYDVYVVQTSEPSYTKQVSQEAGKLANVSRADYGGTSSDKILKLAGTVRTWGLAAAALLLFIAMFLISNTIRITILSRQKEIQIMRLVGAKNGYIRWPFFLEGGWIGLIGAIIPVLLITFGYQEVFRMLNPSLLRSHYSLIQPQDIVWKINALMAGIGIIIGSLGSIISMRRFLKF encoded by the coding sequence ATGATTAGAACCTTTTTCCGACATTTATTAGAGAGTATCAAGAGTTTAAAGCGTAACGGCTGGATGACTGTCGCTTCAGTGAGTGCCGTGACGATCACATTAACATTAGTTGGGGTATTCATGGCTGTGATCATGAATGCAACGAAACTAGCCGAAGATATCGAAGGCAACGTAGATGTTTCTGTTTTCGTTGATATTGGCACGAATGAAAAAGATATGAAGAATCTTGAAAAACAATTAAAAGAGATTGATCACGTCAAAAGTGTCAAATTCTCAAGTAAAGACCAAGAGTTGAAAAAGATCCAGGATGCTATGGGGAATTCATGGAGTTTATTTGAAGGAGATAACAACCCGTTATATGATGTTTATGTCGTTCAAACGTCAGAACCTTCTTATACGAAACAAGTATCTCAAGAAGCCGGAAAATTAGCGAATGTTTCTCGCGCGGATTACGGTGGAACGTCTTCAGATAAAATTCTTAAGCTTGCAGGAACCGTTCGAACATGGGGCTTAGCTGCAGCAGCATTATTATTGTTTATTGCAATGTTTTTGATTTCAAATACAATCAGAATCACGATCTTATCTCGCCAAAAAGAAATTCAAATCATGCGATTAGTTGGTGCCAAAAACGGCTACATTCGTTGGCCATTCTTTTTAGAAGGTGGTTGGATTGGTTTGATCGGTGCAATTATTCCGGTATTGCTGATTACATTTGGGTACCAAGAAGTATTCCGAATGCTTAACCCTTCATTATTGCGCTCCCACTATTCCTTGATCCAACCACAGGATATCGTGTGGAAAATCAACGCTTTGATGGCTGGGATCGGAATCATTATCGGTTCATTAGGATCAATTATTTCGATGAGAAGATTCTTGAAGTTTTAA
- the cls gene encoding cardiolipin synthase codes for MRVVVDNFFTIILIANILLSIVIVFRERKETAQTWAWLLVLMFIPIVGFLLYIFFGRGISQDKIFDLKIQGKIGKNLEIEEDKQALMRGLYPHPPTGQVDVKQLIYMLTVFESTLYTTGNEVTLFTDGREKFDALIEDIKQAKDHIHLQYYIYRGDALGKEVRDALTEAAQRGVKVRVLLDAWGSTQVNAKFFHELQVAGGEVAFFFPLFVPYINPRINYRNHRKIVVIDGKIGYTGGFNVGNEYLGEVSKFGYWRDNHLRIYGEAVYTLQNRFLMDWNSQHVKEVSYAPKFFPKIDSVGTLALQIVTSGPDSEHEQIKLTYLKMISLAKKEILIQTPYYIPDESIHEALKLALLSGVKVQIQIPNKPDHPLVYWATYSFAAELIEYGAVIETYENGFIHAKTMIIDSGIVSIGSANIDVRSFKLDFEVNALIYDEGMATHVRKAFFADSRKSQLLTKERYENRGFIIKLKEGLARLISPLL; via the coding sequence ATGAGAGTAGTTGTTGATAATTTTTTTACGATCATCTTAATTGCGAATATCTTATTATCAATTGTCATTGTTTTTCGTGAACGAAAAGAAACCGCTCAGACATGGGCATGGTTGTTAGTATTAATGTTTATTCCGATTGTCGGTTTTCTTTTATATATCTTTTTTGGCAGAGGTATTTCACAAGACAAGATCTTTGATTTGAAGATCCAAGGGAAAATCGGGAAGAACTTGGAAATTGAAGAAGACAAACAAGCCTTGATGCGAGGACTTTATCCGCATCCACCAACAGGACAAGTTGATGTCAAGCAACTAATCTATATGCTGACAGTGTTTGAAAGTACATTGTACACAACTGGAAATGAAGTGACTTTATTTACGGATGGACGAGAAAAATTTGATGCATTGATTGAAGACATCAAGCAGGCAAAAGATCATATCCATCTACAATATTATATTTATCGGGGCGATGCTCTGGGTAAGGAAGTGCGTGACGCGCTGACTGAAGCAGCTCAAAGAGGGGTTAAAGTCCGTGTATTATTAGATGCTTGGGGGTCTACCCAAGTAAATGCAAAATTTTTCCACGAATTACAGGTAGCTGGTGGTGAAGTCGCTTTTTTCTTTCCACTATTTGTCCCTTATATCAATCCACGAATCAATTATCGAAACCATCGCAAAATCGTTGTTATCGATGGGAAAATTGGTTATACTGGTGGATTCAATGTAGGAAACGAATATTTAGGAGAAGTTTCAAAGTTTGGTTATTGGCGAGACAATCATTTGCGAATCTATGGGGAAGCAGTTTATACGCTACAAAATCGTTTCTTGATGGATTGGAACTCGCAGCACGTGAAAGAAGTCAGCTATGCACCAAAATTTTTCCCAAAAATTGATTCTGTAGGCACTTTAGCACTTCAAATCGTCACAAGTGGCCCAGATTCTGAGCATGAACAAATCAAATTGACTTATTTAAAAATGATTTCATTAGCAAAAAAAGAAATATTGATTCAAACGCCTTACTATATCCCAGATGAATCCATTCATGAAGCATTGAAATTAGCCTTGCTTTCTGGTGTCAAAGTTCAGATTCAGATTCCCAATAAACCTGATCATCCGTTAGTCTATTGGGCAACTTATTCTTTTGCAGCAGAACTAATCGAATATGGTGCAGTGATCGAAACCTATGAAAATGGGTTTATCCATGCTAAGACCATGATCATTGACAGTGGAATAGTTTCAATTGGTTCAGCAAATATTGATGTCCGTTCATTCAAATTAGACTTTGAAGTGAATGCGTTGATCTATGATGAAGGAATGGCGACTCACGTAAGAAAAGCTTTCTTTGCTGATTCAAGAAAGTCACAACTGTTAACCAAAGAACGCTATGAAAATCGAGGATTTATCATCAAATTAAAAGAAGGTTTGGCACGATTGATCTCGCCATTATTATAA
- a CDS encoding phosphate ABC transporter substrate-binding protein PstS — protein sequence MKKLKLLLPIIGLTILLSGCSKWIDRGESITAVGSSALQPLVETVAESFQAANPGKFINVQGGGSGTGLSQVQSGAVDIGNSDLFAEEKSGIDASALVDHRVAVVGITPIVNKEVGVKDISMENLRKLFTGEITNWKELGGKDQPVVILNRASGSGTRSTFEKWVLDGETAIRAQEQDSSGMVRQIVADTPGAISYVAFSYVTNDVATLSIDGVEPTDDNVTTNKWIIWAYEHMYTKNQPKQLTKEFLNYMLSEEVQNNIVGELGYIPVSRMQVERDWEGNIVK from the coding sequence ATGAAAAAATTAAAATTACTTTTACCAATAATAGGATTAACTATTCTTTTATCAGGTTGTTCAAAATGGATCGATCGAGGAGAATCCATTACAGCTGTCGGGTCTTCCGCATTGCAACCATTAGTTGAAACAGTCGCTGAATCTTTTCAGGCTGCAAACCCTGGGAAATTCATCAATGTCCAAGGTGGAGGAAGTGGAACTGGATTATCTCAAGTCCAATCTGGAGCAGTAGATATCGGGAATTCTGATTTATTTGCGGAGGAAAAATCTGGAATCGATGCATCTGCTTTAGTTGATCATCGAGTGGCTGTAGTTGGGATCACACCGATCGTTAACAAGGAAGTGGGCGTTAAAGACATCTCAATGGAAAACTTACGGAAGTTATTTACGGGTGAAATCACCAACTGGAAAGAACTTGGCGGGAAAGACCAACCAGTGGTTATTTTAAATCGTGCATCAGGAAGTGGGACACGTAGTACTTTTGAAAAATGGGTCCTTGATGGAGAAACGGCGATTCGTGCGCAAGAACAAGATTCAAGCGGAATGGTGCGACAAATCGTTGCAGATACTCCAGGAGCAATTAGTTATGTCGCTTTCTCATATGTAACCAACGATGTGGCTACTTTGAGTATTGATGGTGTAGAGCCAACCGATGACAACGTTACGACCAATAAATGGATCATTTGGGCTTATGAACATATGTATACAAAAAATCAACCAAAACAGTTAACGAAAGAGTTTTTAAACTACATGCTATCAGAAGAAGTTCAAAATAATATCGTAGGTGAATTAGGTTATATTCCGGTTTCACGTATGCAAGTAGAACGTGATTGGGAAGGAAATATTGTAAAATAA
- the ftsE gene encoding cell division ATP-binding protein FtsE: MIEMKDVMKKYSNGTTAIRNLSVVIDQGEFVYVVGPSGAGKSTFIKLMYREEKASKGTLNVAGHDLMAIKNKDVPYLRREIGVVFQDYKLLPRKTVYENVAYAMQVIGRKPRDIKKRVMEVLDLVGLKHKVRVFPSELSGGEQQRVSIARAIVNTPKVLIADEPTGNLDPENSWEIMKLLDRINAQGTTVVMATHNSTIVNTIRHRVIAIENGRIIRDQAEGEYGYDD, translated from the coding sequence ATGATTGAAATGAAGGATGTCATGAAAAAGTACTCAAATGGTACGACTGCAATCCGAAATTTATCGGTTGTTATCGATCAAGGAGAGTTCGTTTATGTAGTTGGTCCATCAGGGGCTGGGAAATCTACATTCATCAAATTGATGTATCGAGAAGAAAAAGCGTCAAAAGGAACCTTAAATGTTGCTGGTCATGATTTAATGGCAATCAAAAACAAAGATGTTCCTTACTTACGCAGAGAAATCGGGGTAGTTTTCCAAGACTACAAACTGTTGCCGAGAAAAACAGTTTACGAAAATGTCGCTTATGCGATGCAAGTAATCGGTAGAAAACCACGAGATATCAAAAAACGTGTGATGGAAGTGTTAGATCTTGTTGGATTGAAACATAAAGTGCGTGTTTTTCCAAGTGAGTTATCTGGTGGGGAACAGCAACGGGTATCGATTGCCCGTGCAATCGTAAATACGCCGAAAGTATTGATTGCTGACGAACCTACAGGAAATCTAGATCCGGAGAATTCTTGGGAGATCATGAAGTTATTGGACCGAATCAATGCTCAAGGGACAACGGTCGTTATGGCAACCCATAACAGTACGATCGTGAATACAATTCGTCATCGAGTGATCGCCATCGAAAATGGACGAATCATACGTGACCAAGCGGAAGGGGAATATGGATACGATGATTAG